From Hirundo rustica isolate bHirRus1 chromosome 1, bHirRus1.pri.v3, whole genome shotgun sequence, a single genomic window includes:
- the GCNT2 gene encoding LOW QUALITY PROTEIN: N-acetyllactosaminide beta-1,6-N-acetylglucosaminyl-transferase (The sequence of the model RefSeq protein was modified relative to this genomic sequence to represent the inferred CDS: inserted 4 bases in 2 codons; deleted 3 bases in 3 codons; substituted 1 base at 1 genomic stop codon), which translates to MDEWFLFILYSLAGKWKIPFREANCTEQVTQNHHTTCALAAEEAARTLTYVMTWHKEFETFELLFRELFLLQNVYCDHVDXSFKEHFPSSSQSCFTRASLISWENGVVXGSISHLWTDLHCTRDLLALAVPWCYPLNTCGQDLSLKNHRXVIELLKGLEDKNITPRVLPPPHITTCTKYLHREQFYSSFSFMPWTFVLETPLPQNLTIYFGSAYWPVAITRLFVGFVLQDQRVLHLLAWPKDTNSPDGHSWVMPCTIPGYHTQQLSQ; encoded by the exons ATGGATGAGTGGTTCCTCTTCATCCTGTATTCTTTGGCTGGAAAATG GAAAATACCATTCAGAGAAGCTAACTGCACAGAGCAGGTCACACAGAACCACCACACCACCTGTGCCCTCGCAGCTGAGGAGGCTGCCCGCACCCTCACTTATGTCATGACATGGCACAAAGAGTTTGAGACCTTCGAGCTTTTATTCagggagctgttcctgctccagaATGTCTACTGTGATCACGTGGA ATCATTCAAGGAGCATTTCCCTTCCAGCAGCCAGAGTTGCTTTACCAGAGCCTCCCTCATTTCCTGGGAAAACGGGGTGGTCTAGGGCAGCATCTCCCACCTGTGGACTGACCTCCACTGCACAAGAGACCTG TTGGCCTTGGCCGTGCCCTGGTGCTACCCACTCAACACCTGTGGTCAGGACCTCTCCTTGAAGAACCACAG GGTCATCGAGCTGCTGAAGGGCCTTGAGGACAAGAACATCACACCCAGGGTGCTGCCACCTCCCCACATCACCACCTGCACCAAATATTTGCACAGGGAGCAATTttactcttccttttctttcatgcCATGGACATTTGTGCTCGAGACGCCCCTG CCGCAAAACCTGACCATCTATTTTGGCTCTGCCTAC TGGCCAGTGGCCATCACCCGGCTCtttgtggggtttgtgctgCAGGACCAGCGTGTTCTCCACCTGCTGGCATGGCCCAAGGACACCAACAGCCCTGACGGGCACTCCTGGGTGATGCCCTGCACAATCCCAG GGTACCACACTCAGCAGCTCTCCCAATAA